From Aedes albopictus strain Foshan chromosome 1, AalbF5, whole genome shotgun sequence, one genomic window encodes:
- the LOC134288052 gene encoding uncharacterized protein LOC134288052, producing the protein MNTSEKLTKKMSPSTAEEEERMQDVPYREAVGCPMYLAQSTRPDICYAVNVLSQFNSNPGERHWNAVKHLLRYEKGTSKCRVVYHRNKNSDINGFSDADWASDHDNRKSTTGYVFTAQGGAISWCCKRQQTVALSTCEAEYMALSAAVQEALWGKRLRGLFEKEEAIVIHCDNQSAISVAKNGGCQPRTKHIDIRHHFIRDAWEKGDVQVVYISFCFVFLEPLETYQI; encoded by the coding sequence ATGAACACAAGCGAGAAGCTGACGAAGAAAATGAGTCCGTCGACGGCTGAAGAGGAGGAGCGCATGCAGGATGTCCCCTACAGAGAAGCTGTGGGCTGTCCAATGTATCTCGCCCAAAGCACACGACCGGATATATGCTACGCCGTGAACGTGCTCAGCCAATTCAATTCTAATCCTGGTGAAAGGCACTGGAATGCGGTGAAGCACCTATTGCGATACGAAAAAGGGACCTCCAAATGTCGCGTGGTGTATCATCGAAACAAGAACTCGGATATCAACGGATTTTCCGACGCGGATTGGGCATCAGATCACGATAACCGAAAGTCCACCACAGGCTACGTGTTTACCGCTCAAGGAGGAGCCATCTCGTGGTGCTGCAAGCGGCAACAAACCGTTGCTTTATCAACCTGTGAAGCCGAATACATGGCGTTATCGGCAGCGGTTCAAGAAGCCTTATGGGGGAAGCGTTTACGAGGCTTGTTCGAGAAAGAGGAAGCGATCGTAATTCACTGTGACAATCAGAGTGCCATTTCCGTGGCGAAGAATGGTGGCTGTCAACCAAGGACCAAACACATCGATATACGCCACCATTTCATTCGTGATGCATGGGAGAAAGGCGATGTTCAAGTGGTCTACATCAGTTTTTgctttgttttcttagaacctttaGAAACCTATCAAATTTGA